Proteins encoded by one window of Pseudonocardia alni:
- a CDS encoding NAD(P)/FAD-dependent oxidoreductase encodes MADVDVVVVGAGMAGVVAARTLTARGLSVVVLEAESHTGGRIRTERRPGLRLEHGGIFHTHGYRAMARLLREVGLDGETVAIPTGFHTALRRGGTWHHVDYGSVPGPLRTSALSVRDKVSVLKAAGPILVSRPKDLGDLVSFAGRDSRAVTDGLTPTAGGWFTAAPHEFLWGVTSDQLSAAMLALQLHVFSGQLREIAGGADRLVTTLAQGLDVRHDTPVDQVEDTGDGVVVHARGEQITARRAVLACPADVTARIWAQAPAPVAAHLTIPYSRIDYVYLRTREAISLTAQGRPVGMEVVTTPEVGQATMGGIYLANSWAEEGGLLLVTAARPARAEDLDDTELADRLQVDVEKYHPEVVGQVTDRVVMRHQPYTPTFGPGTVRRLAAARAVLPAGNVDLAGDHMTAPWVDGAIRSGQQAAERITDHLGA; translated from the coding sequence ATGGCCGACGTCGATGTCGTAGTTGTGGGTGCGGGTATGGCCGGAGTGGTCGCCGCGCGGACCTTGACCGCCCGAGGGCTGTCCGTCGTGGTGCTGGAGGCGGAGAGCCACACCGGCGGCCGCATCCGCACCGAGCGACGCCCCGGTCTTCGGTTGGAGCACGGCGGCATCTTCCACACCCACGGCTACCGCGCGATGGCGCGGCTCCTCCGGGAGGTCGGTCTCGACGGGGAGACGGTCGCGATCCCGACCGGGTTCCACACCGCGCTGCGACGCGGCGGCACGTGGCATCACGTCGACTACGGCTCGGTCCCCGGCCCGCTGCGGACCTCCGCACTGTCAGTCAGGGACAAGGTCTCCGTGCTCAAGGCCGCCGGCCCGATCCTGGTGTCGCGACCGAAGGACCTCGGCGACCTGGTCTCCTTCGCCGGGCGGGACTCGCGTGCGGTCACCGACGGGCTCACCCCCACCGCGGGAGGCTGGTTCACCGCAGCTCCGCACGAGTTCCTCTGGGGCGTCACCAGCGACCAGCTGTCGGCGGCGATGCTTGCCCTGCAGCTCCATGTCTTCTCCGGCCAGCTCCGCGAGATCGCCGGCGGCGCCGACCGCCTTGTCACGACGCTCGCCCAGGGACTCGACGTCCGCCACGACACACCGGTCGACCAGGTCGAGGACACCGGCGACGGCGTCGTGGTCCACGCCCGCGGCGAGCAGATCACCGCACGACGCGCCGTGCTGGCCTGCCCAGCCGACGTCACGGCCCGCATCTGGGCGCAGGCACCGGCGCCGGTCGCGGCCCACCTGACGATCCCCTACTCGCGCATCGACTACGTCTACCTCCGTACCCGCGAGGCGATCTCACTGACCGCGCAGGGCCGCCCCGTCGGGATGGAGGTCGTCACTACCCCCGAGGTCGGACAGGCGACGATGGGCGGCATCTACCTCGCCAACAGCTGGGCCGAGGAGGGTGGTCTGCTGCTCGTCACCGCGGCCCGTCCGGCACGCGCGGAGGACCTCGACGACACCGAGCTGGCCGACCGTCTTCAGGTCGACGTCGAGAAGTACCACCCCGAGGTCGTCGGGCAGGTCACCGACCGCGTCGTGATGCGGCACCAGCCCTACACCCCCACCTTCGGCCCGGGCACCGTTCGTCGTCTCGCCGCCGCACGTGCGGTTCTGCCCGCCGGAAACGTGGACCTGGCCGGGGACCACATGACCGCGCCGTGGGTCGACGGAGCCATTCGTAGCGGACAGCAGGCGGCCGAGCGGATCACGGACCACCTCGGCGCATAG
- a CDS encoding AMP-binding protein has product MTHTDEQTWSATFGAADADAAWLLCDRHDPDAIAFTLVDVDLAGRDLSYGELADRSRRMATVLATHGVRAGDRVAVLMGKRIELVVTLMAIWRLGAVHVPLFTAFAAPAVEMRVEASSVGVIVTEPAQRAKLDALDGRIVLEAGPRLDAELDAAEPVTGRVAVGGDGQLVELYTSGTTGHPKAVPVPVRALAAFSSYMVFGLDVTDDDVFWNAADPGWAYGLYYGVLGPLAIGGRNLLLDAGFGVETTYAVLERFGVTNFAAAPTVYRALSRATTAPTVRLRRASSAGEPLTPDVVTWGKDALDVEIRDHYGQTEQGMVIVNGWHDEVRAPVRPGSMGRALPGFRAAVVDGQIALATDSPLMWFTGYVDAPERTAERFTTDAAWYLTADIGKVDADGYFFFTSRDDDVILAAGYRIGPVDVESVLATHPLIADVAVVGAPDEVRGQIVVAHVVLVDGVAAPDDLVTELQDMVRSRYSAHAYPRQVHVVDSLPRTPSGKVQRYLLR; this is encoded by the coding sequence GTGACCCACACGGACGAGCAGACCTGGTCGGCGACCTTCGGTGCCGCCGACGCCGACGCGGCGTGGTTGCTGTGCGACCGGCACGATCCCGACGCGATCGCCTTCACCCTGGTCGACGTCGACCTCGCCGGCCGCGACCTGAGCTACGGGGAGCTGGCGGACCGGTCCCGCCGGATGGCCACGGTCCTGGCCACCCACGGGGTCCGGGCCGGTGACCGGGTGGCGGTGCTGATGGGCAAGCGGATCGAGCTGGTGGTGACGCTCATGGCGATCTGGCGGCTCGGTGCCGTCCACGTACCGCTGTTCACCGCGTTCGCCGCCCCCGCTGTCGAGATGCGGGTGGAGGCCAGCAGCGTCGGTGTGATCGTGACCGAGCCGGCCCAGCGGGCCAAGCTCGACGCCCTCGACGGCCGGATCGTGCTGGAGGCGGGGCCGCGTCTGGACGCCGAGCTCGATGCCGCCGAGCCCGTCACCGGGCGGGTGGCCGTCGGGGGCGACGGCCAGCTGGTCGAGCTCTACACCAGCGGCACCACAGGACACCCCAAGGCGGTCCCGGTCCCGGTCCGTGCCCTCGCGGCGTTCAGTTCCTACATGGTCTTCGGACTCGACGTCACCGACGACGACGTGTTCTGGAACGCCGCGGATCCCGGCTGGGCGTACGGGCTCTACTACGGCGTGCTCGGCCCGCTGGCCATCGGCGGGCGGAACCTCCTGCTCGACGCCGGCTTCGGCGTCGAGACCACGTACGCGGTGCTGGAACGCTTCGGCGTCACCAACTTCGCGGCGGCCCCCACCGTGTACCGCGCACTGAGCCGCGCGACCACGGCGCCGACGGTGCGGTTGCGGCGGGCGTCCTCCGCGGGCGAACCGCTGACCCCCGACGTGGTCACCTGGGGGAAGGACGCCCTGGACGTCGAGATCCGCGATCACTACGGGCAGACCGAACAGGGGATGGTGATCGTCAACGGTTGGCACGACGAGGTCCGCGCCCCGGTGCGGCCCGGCTCGATGGGGCGGGCGCTGCCGGGGTTCCGGGCAGCGGTCGTCGATGGACAGATCGCGCTCGCCACCGACAGCCCGTTGATGTGGTTCACCGGGTACGTCGACGCCCCGGAGCGGACCGCCGAACGCTTCACCACCGATGCCGCCTGGTACCTGACAGCCGATATCGGGAAGGTCGACGCGGACGGGTACTTCTTCTTCACCTCCCGTGACGACGACGTCATCCTCGCCGCCGGATACCGGATCGGCCCGGTCGACGTCGAGAGCGTCCTGGCCACACATCCACTGATCGCCGACGTCGCCGTCGTCGGCGCCCCCGACGAGGTGCGTGGTCAGATCGTCGTCGCCCACGTCGTCCTGGTGGACGGTGTCGCTGCTCCGGACGACCTCGTCACCGAGCTGCAGGACATGGTCCGGTCCCGGTACTCGGCCCACGCCTATCCACGGCAGGTGCACGTCGTGGACTCCCTGCCCCGCACCCCCAGCGGGAAGGTCCAGCGCTACCTGCTCCGGTGA
- a CDS encoding fumarylacetoacetate hydrolase family protein, with translation MRLATWSHEGVVRSGVVTDVGLHALPDGRTVLDLVHAGLPAALEAGASALSTAPVPLSEVRLLPPIAPPTIRDFVAFEEHVEGVLRAVTAEAAVPPEWYQAPTFYFTNPYAVVGAFDDVAVPPGSERFDFELEVACVVGRDGRSLTPEQARGHVFGYTVLNDWSARDLQSREMRVQLGPVKGKDSATTLGPWLVTADEVEQHRDAHGFLDLAMSVTLNDTLVGHDLLGNMGWPFEELLAYASRGTEVRAGDVIGSGTCGNGGCLAELWGLRGTDDPPPLRPGDVVEMTVEGIGSIRNRVVAGPTCPDVRPARPRPRTRRETP, from the coding sequence ATGCGTCTCGCGACCTGGTCACATGAGGGCGTCGTCCGGTCGGGCGTCGTCACCGACGTCGGGCTGCACGCGTTACCCGACGGCAGGACCGTGCTGGACCTGGTCCACGCCGGTCTGCCCGCCGCGTTGGAGGCGGGCGCGTCCGCGCTGTCCACGGCGCCGGTCCCGCTGTCCGAGGTCCGGCTGCTGCCGCCGATCGCCCCGCCGACGATCCGCGACTTCGTCGCCTTCGAGGAGCACGTCGAGGGCGTGCTGCGCGCGGTCACCGCCGAGGCGGCGGTGCCGCCGGAGTGGTACCAGGCCCCGACGTTCTACTTCACCAACCCCTACGCCGTCGTGGGCGCGTTCGACGACGTCGCGGTGCCACCGGGCAGCGAGCGGTTCGACTTCGAGCTCGAGGTCGCCTGTGTCGTCGGCAGGGACGGACGCTCGCTGACACCCGAGCAGGCCCGGGGCCATGTCTTCGGCTACACGGTGCTCAACGACTGGTCGGCGCGCGACCTGCAGAGCCGGGAGATGCGCGTACAGCTCGGACCGGTCAAGGGCAAGGACTCGGCGACGACGCTCGGACCGTGGCTCGTCACCGCCGACGAGGTCGAACAGCACCGTGACGCCCACGGCTTCCTGGACCTCGCGATGTCGGTCACGCTGAACGACACGCTCGTCGGGCACGACCTGCTGGGGAACATGGGCTGGCCGTTCGAGGAGCTCCTGGCCTATGCCTCACGCGGGACGGAGGTCCGGGCCGGGGACGTCATCGGCTCGGGGACCTGCGGGAACGGTGGCTGTCTCGCGGAGCTGTGGGGTCTGCGGGGGACGGACGACCCGCCGCCGCTGCGCCCCGGTGACGTCGTCGAGATGACGGTCGAGGGGATCGGGTCGATCCGCAACCGAGTCGTCGCGGGCCCGACGTGCCCGGACGTCCGACCTGCCCGGCCCCGTCCACGTACCCGGAGGGAGACCCCGTGA
- a CDS encoding MBL fold metallo-hydrolase, translating into MSRAIERADLVEVAAGVFAYVQPDGSWMINNTGVVLGTPNRPLLVDTTSTETRNRALLSAVAEVAPGRPHALVNTHHHGDHTFGNWLLGADTPILAHEHCREDLLAAGLVAARLLPGPDYGRQEIRPPDVTFAGPMTLHLGDRPVQLIPVGPAHTRGDIVVRLPEDGVVFAGDIAFAGGQPFLVEGSVAGYLRALEELRALDAEVLVPGHGPVCRGAEVGRLLDDLEGYARFVDAVAREGHAAGTPPLEAARAVADDPYRDWQEAERLVGNLYRAYSELDGDPPGTRLDLGAVWEDMTAFHGGPIRCFA; encoded by the coding sequence ATGAGCCGCGCGATCGAGCGGGCGGACCTGGTCGAGGTCGCGGCCGGAGTCTTCGCCTACGTGCAGCCCGACGGCAGCTGGATGATCAACAACACCGGTGTCGTGCTGGGCACGCCGAATCGTCCGCTGCTGGTCGACACGACCTCGACGGAGACCCGGAACCGAGCGCTGCTGTCCGCGGTCGCGGAGGTGGCACCGGGCCGCCCGCACGCGCTGGTCAACACCCACCACCACGGGGACCACACCTTCGGCAACTGGCTTCTGGGAGCGGACACCCCGATCCTCGCCCACGAGCACTGCCGCGAGGACCTCCTGGCCGCGGGGCTCGTCGCCGCCCGGCTGCTACCCGGCCCGGACTACGGGCGGCAGGAGATCCGCCCGCCCGACGTCACGTTCGCGGGCCCGATGACCCTGCACCTCGGTGACCGGCCGGTGCAGCTGATACCGGTCGGACCGGCCCACACCCGTGGGGACATCGTCGTCCGGCTCCCCGAGGACGGCGTCGTCTTCGCCGGTGACATCGCGTTCGCCGGTGGCCAGCCCTTCCTCGTCGAGGGCAGCGTCGCCGGGTACCTCCGTGCACTCGAGGAGCTCCGTGCACTCGACGCCGAGGTGCTCGTACCGGGGCACGGCCCGGTGTGCCGTGGAGCCGAGGTCGGCCGCCTGCTGGACGATCTGGAGGGCTACGCCCGCTTCGTCGATGCCGTCGCGAGGGAGGGTCACGCCGCGGGAACTCCCCCGCTGGAGGCCGCACGTGCCGTCGCCGACGACCCCTACCGGGACTGGCAGGAGGCCGAGCGACTCGTCGGCAACCTGTACCGCGCCTACAGCGAGCTCGACGGCGACCCGCCCGGCACCCGGCTCGACCTGGGCGCCGTGTGGGAGGACATGACGGCGTTCCACGGCGGCCCCATCCGCTGTTTCGCCTGA
- a CDS encoding amidohydrolase family protein: MPGARGLRPIRYTTLLDFSHTNNTPDHSDAAVQGLRDAHIRAAHCHGFFESSPGGSRFGTHADRLRDFRRLADTWFRDGDGLLSLGVSLNEVFGVPWQATLDEFAVAREYGALLVNHTGCVWGSSITGGVLELDAAGVLGPDIVHVHCNALTGEEWAALVRSGGKVSISVETELNMGMGRPVFEACRRHGLAPTLSADVTSLNSGDLWHQMRFGLGFDRWDATHALNLSGRMPDVVTTPASDALRWTTVNAAEAMGLGDRIGSLTPGKRADLVLVGGDALEQHPRTDPYGSLVFQTTVADVRTVLVDGRVVKRDGVLVDLDTVDLGRRADAAVDALLARIADGGGTLPGTPPGAWDALEPVFAEHRRAVGR; encoded by the coding sequence GTGCCCGGGGCCCGGGGATTACGGCCGATCCGATACACCACGCTGCTCGACTTCTCGCACACCAACAACACCCCCGACCACTCGGACGCGGCGGTGCAGGGCCTGCGCGACGCGCACATCCGGGCAGCCCACTGCCACGGATTCTTCGAGAGCTCGCCGGGGGGCTCCCGGTTCGGGACCCACGCGGACCGTCTCCGGGACTTCCGACGGCTGGCCGACACCTGGTTCCGCGACGGCGACGGCCTGCTCTCCCTCGGCGTCTCGCTGAACGAGGTCTTCGGAGTGCCCTGGCAGGCGACCCTCGACGAGTTCGCCGTCGCCCGCGAGTACGGCGCCCTGCTCGTCAACCACACCGGATGCGTGTGGGGCAGCTCGATCACCGGTGGGGTCCTCGAGCTCGACGCCGCAGGTGTCCTGGGCCCGGACATCGTCCATGTGCACTGCAACGCACTCACCGGCGAGGAGTGGGCCGCGCTCGTGCGGTCCGGCGGCAAGGTGTCGATCTCGGTCGAGACCGAGCTCAACATGGGTATGGGACGGCCGGTGTTCGAGGCCTGCCGGCGTCACGGCCTGGCCCCGACCCTGTCCGCGGACGTCACGAGCCTCAACAGCGGCGACCTCTGGCACCAGATGCGGTTCGGCCTGGGCTTCGACCGGTGGGACGCCACGCACGCGCTGAACCTGTCCGGCCGCATGCCCGACGTCGTCACCACACCGGCGTCCGACGCGCTGCGGTGGACCACCGTGAACGCGGCCGAGGCGATGGGGCTCGGGGACCGCATCGGCTCGCTCACCCCCGGCAAGCGGGCGGATCTCGTGCTCGTCGGCGGAGACGCACTCGAGCAGCACCCGCGGACGGACCCCTACGGGAGTCTCGTGTTCCAGACGACGGTCGCGGACGTCCGGACCGTGCTGGTCGACGGCCGGGTGGTCAAGCGGGACGGCGTGCTCGTCGATCTCGACACGGTGGACCTCGGTCGTCGGGCGGACGCAGCGGTCGACGCCCTCCTCGCCCGCATCGCGGACGGCGGCGGGACGCTCCCGGGCACACCACCCGGTGCCTGGGACGCGCTCGAACCGGTCTTCGCCGAGCATCGCAGGGCCGTTGGCCGATGA